Proteins co-encoded in one Setaria viridis chromosome 9, Setaria_viridis_v4.0, whole genome shotgun sequence genomic window:
- the LOC117839052 gene encoding uncharacterized protein isoform X1 — MAWRGAASRSLLAAVRGRSASSSSAAASRLRAVAPLPAAPRRRVPAFAFATVRPLAAMAGSPAAVVARLTGHTAASGRACCELSQGTLFCRTCQDR; from the exons ATGGCGtggcgcggcgccgcctcccgctccctcctcgccgccgtccgtggccgctccgcctcctcctcctccgccgccgcctcgcgcctCCGCGCGGTCGCACCACTCCCCGcggcccctcgccgccgcgtccccgCCTTCGCCTTCGCTACCGTAAG GCCGttggcggcgatggcggggtcgccggcggcggtcgtGGCCAGGCTCACCGGGCACACagcggcgagcgggcgggcaTGCTGTGAGCTCTCCCAGGGTACCCTCTTCTGCCGCACTTGTCAGGATCGCTAG
- the LOC117835258 gene encoding ethylene-responsive transcription factor RAP2-6-like — protein MERMSGEVSPKATDARTTRGCWRCASQGLGVPSAVLAERLCCNESSGGGHRHPLGKWAAEIRDPVKGVRIWLGTFPSVEAATLTYDAAACDIREPRAKLNFPPPLTTSTATSLRSLTLLRQGGRAGG, from the coding sequence atggagaggatgagtgGTGAGGTGTCGCCCAAGGCCACCGACGCCCGAACCACCCGTGGCTGCTGGCGTTGCGCGTCCCAGGGGCTTGGTGTCCCCTCCGCGGTGCTCGCCGAGCGGCTCTGCTGCAAcgagagcagcggcggcggccaccgtcACCCTTTGGGCAAGTGGGCCGCCGAGATCCGCGACCCCGTCAAGGGCGTCCGCATCTGGCTCGGCACCTTCCCCTCCGTTGAGGCCGCCACGCTCACCTACGATGCCGCAGCGTGCGACATCCGCGAGCCTAGAGCCAAGCTCAACTTCCCCCCGCCGCTGACTACAAGCACAGCCACGTCGCTGAGGTCGTTGACCTTGTTGCGGCAAGGAGGACGGGCGGGAGGATGA
- the LOC117839052 gene encoding uncharacterized protein isoform X3 — protein MAWRGAASRSLLAAVRGRSASSSSAAASRLRAVAPLPAAPRRRVPAFAFATVRPLAAMAGSPAAVVARLTGHTAASGRACCELSQGNGDDA, from the exons ATGGCGtggcgcggcgccgcctcccgctccctcctcgccgccgtccgtggccgctccgcctcctcctcctccgccgccgcctcgcgcctCCGCGCGGTCGCACCACTCCCCGcggcccctcgccgccgcgtccccgCCTTCGCCTTCGCTACCGTAAG GCCGttggcggcgatggcggggtcgccggcggcggtcgtGGCCAGGCTCACCGGGCACACagcggcgagcgggcgggcaTGCTGTGAGCTCTCCCAGG GAAATGGTGATGATGCGTGA
- the LOC117839052 gene encoding uncharacterized protein isoform X4 encodes MAWRGAASRSLLAAVRGRSASSSSAAASRLRAVAPLPAAPRRRVPAFAFATVRPLAAMAGSPAAVVARLTGHTAASGRACCELSQGT; translated from the exons ATGGCGtggcgcggcgccgcctcccgctccctcctcgccgccgtccgtggccgctccgcctcctcctcctccgccgccgcctcgcgcctCCGCGCGGTCGCACCACTCCCCGcggcccctcgccgccgcgtccccgCCTTCGCCTTCGCTACCGTAAG GCCGttggcggcgatggcggggtcgccggcggcggtcgtGGCCAGGCTCACCGGGCACACagcggcgagcgggcgggcaTGCTGTGAGCTCTCCCAGG GTACTTAG
- the LOC117839051 gene encoding B3 domain-containing protein Os03g0622200, translating to MLSQGQGEPEGMQNLDKNCRVCMEWQEHCYWSHMADDQKHFFKPMVGGFAETMSIPARFANNFNGHISEVVSLKSPSGKTWSIGVGNNDTDEVFLQSGWKDFVSAHSIAEGDYLLFKYSGVSSFDVLVFDSSGCEKTSPHFAKNHGYERIEGSAGVEGARRGSHKFKGGKDCTPQLLPSDEDEDGDDDSDLELAVQKNTSKSISKSCKRKLYRDIEQVHSQVKSDEDDLELDHEGDAPTGYYFCKNGPVSDYHLTEEDREEISSIRIPAQSTNPVFVQVMHPSHVRAQKPGVVSISSEFASKYLGAGRGDIILRRVSIKGKWHARFTCNRFSRGLTGRGWCGFVGDNGLLDHDVCLFELMKGQRRPTMTVHVLRKVRGHFVLLR from the exons ATGCTATCTCAGGGCCAAGGAGAACCTGAA GGTATGCAGAACTTGGACAAGAACTGCAGGGTTTGCATGGAGTGGCAAGAGCATTGCTACTGGAGCCACATGGCCGATGACCAGAAGCACTTCTTCAAGCCTATGGTTGGGGGCTTCGCTGAAACCATG AGCATACCTGCTAGATTTGCAAACAATTTCAACGGCCACATCTCGGAGGTCGTGAGTTTGAAGTCCCCAAGTGGCAAAACATGGAGCATTGGAGTAGGCAATAATGATACCGATGAAGTATTCCTGCAGTCCGGCTGGAAAGATTTCGTCAGTGCTCACAGCATTGCCGAAGGAGACTACCTACTCTTCAAGTACAGTGGAGTATCCTCCTTTGATGTCCTGGTGTTCGATTCAAGCGGCTGCGAGAAAACATCGCCCCATTTTGCCAAAAATCATGGGTATGAAAGAATCGAGGGTTCTGCCGGCGTTGAAGGTGCGCGACGCGGCAGCCACAAATTCAAGGGAGGTAAAGACTGTACACCACAGTTGCTGCCAAGCGATGAGGATGAAGATGGTGACGATGACAGCGATCTGGAGTTGGCAGTTCAGAAGAACACCAGCAAGAGCATCTCCAAATCATGCAAACGCAAACTCTACCGTGACATTG AACAAGTTCATAGCCAAGTCAAAAGTGATGAAGACGATCTTGAGCTAGATCACGAGGGCGACGCGCCGACCGGGTACTACTTCTGCAAGAATGGCCCGGTGAGCGATTACCATCTGACGGAGGAAGATAGGGAGGAGATATCAAGCATCCGAATCCCAGCCCAGTCGACGAACCCGGTGTTCGTGCAGGTGATGCACCCCAGCCATGTCCGCGCCCAGAAACCCGGTGTGGTA TCCATTTCTTCAGAGTTTGCATCGAAGTACCTGGGAGCAGGCCGCGGGGACATCATCCTTCGGAGGGTCAGCATCAAGGGGAAGTGGCACGCCCGCTTCACCTGCAACAGGTTCTCCCGTGGCCTCACCGGCCGCGGCTGGTGCGGCTTCGTCGGCGACAACGGCCTCCTCGACCACGACGTCTGCCTCTTCGAGTTGATGAAGGGCCAGCGGCGGCCGACGATGACCGTGCACGTCCTGCGCAAGGTCCGCGGCCACTTCGTCCTCCTGCGCTGA
- the LOC117839052 gene encoding uncharacterized protein isoform X2 — translation MAWRGAASRSLLAAVRGRSASSSSAAASRLRAVAPLPAAPRRRVPAFAFATVRPLAAMAGSPAAVVARLTGHTAASGRACCELSQGQNGKDG, via the exons ATGGCGtggcgcggcgccgcctcccgctccctcctcgccgccgtccgtggccgctccgcctcctcctcctccgccgccgcctcgcgcctCCGCGCGGTCGCACCACTCCCCGcggcccctcgccgccgcgtccccgCCTTCGCCTTCGCTACCGTAAG GCCGttggcggcgatggcggggtcgccggcggcggtcgtGGCCAGGCTCACCGGGCACACagcggcgagcgggcgggcaTGCTGTGAGCTCTCCCAGG GCCAAAATGGAAAAGATGGTTGA